In the genome of Rhodamnia argentea isolate NSW1041297 chromosome 3, ASM2092103v1, whole genome shotgun sequence, one region contains:
- the LOC115757012 gene encoding TMV resistance protein N-like isoform X2, which translates to MASSSKPVKVYHVFLSFRGTDVRDNFLRHLYAALDLKGIYTYVDSEELRKGEEIGPALTKAIEKSHMAVIIFSEDYASSSWCLEEAAKIMECREERGLMVFTVFYKVEPREVRTPRDKYRKAMDKHESKYGENSEEVKRWKKALSKASNLSGWELKDGDDSDHIQRIVKDVATSLGRTPLHVAKHPVGIDSRVVKLKSMLNLESQDGVLMMGLWGKGGIGKTTLAKAIYNDIFGKFDSSSFLADVRETSKECKDLVTLQEKLLSEILLRKEKLVVSSVDAGSELIRERLQHKKVLLVLDDVDDLRQLNALAGEGNWFGNGSRIIVTTRDKHLITCHAIDQVHVCEVKALEDCEARELLSNHAFSTHQKLEIRRDLVDGVLNHAGGLPLALEVLGSFLCGRREDVWESSLKKLSRIPNKTINDVLKISYDGLEENEKEIFLDIACFFKRRDTEYVKKVLNSCELEAVIGLEILIERSLINIEHEQLQMHDLIQSMGKDIVRLECRDDPGRRSRLWLLDDVVDVTSSDMGDCAVKAIVLEPPTPTEIYIDPDAFTKMRKLRLLILRNVHNSFQGPIYLPNELRWFRWAGCARPIPEFSPGRKKLVGLDMKECNMTVVPKQFKDFQQLKYLNFSECQSLFQMPDLSCTPNLEELDLQDCKNLVEAHDSIAYHDKLLVLNLSGCSELCVFPNVLKSKNLGVLDLDGCTKLEKFPDIPHKLEGLKELGLQGTAIKELPTSIENLVSLEGMHLSNCKNLVSLPSSIYKLQNIETLALGGCTNLIEFPKHEDSVDPHMKFGLSNLSWLDLSECNLSEVEFLENLSCFSSLTNLFLSENDITCLPTSINKRHQLRQLEVSNCRRLQGIPELPPFLSILRAEGCKSLQKNGEFTLNHNFFRRTSTMPLGQEERCQSGSSLLKMISCLSWLQRTCMISSLDLFSALFSVMMNSKANTHLRLYYMPMTKVGLTMKRLLMRWIRIIFGFIIACQIGFGEESILVKMVRVMYDFCLPCRVQT; encoded by the exons ATGGCTTCTTCGTCCAAACCCGTGAAGGTTTATCacgtgttcctgagcttcagaggcaCGGATGTCCGCGACAATTTCCTCCGCCATCTCTACGCAGCTCTTGACCTGAAAGGAATCTACACTTATGTCGACAGCGAGGAGCTCAGGAAAGGGGAGGAAATAGGGCCGGCGCTTACGAAGGCGATCGAGAAATCGCACATGGCGGTCATCATTTTCTCCGAGGATTACGCTTCCTCATCGTGGTGTTTGGAAGAGGCGGCGAAGATCATGGAGTGCCGGGAGGAGAGAGGCCTCATGGTCTTCACggtgttttacaaagtggaacccAGAGAAGTGAGGACGCCAAGAGACAAGTACAGAAAAGCCATGGACAAACACGAGTCCAAGTACGGGGAGAACTCGGaggaagtgaagagatggaagaaagctctttcAAAAGCCAGTAACCTGTCCGGGTGGGAATTGAAGGACGG agatgACTCAGATCATATACAGAGAATTGTGAAGGATGTTGCCACTAGCCTTGGCCGAACACCTTTGCATGTTGCTAAGCATCCGGTCGGTATAGATTCCCGTGTGGTTAAGCTGAAATCGATGTTAAACCTTGAGTCTCAGGATGGTGTTCTCATGATGGGATTGTGGGGAAAGGGAGGCATTGGAAAAACGACTTTAGCTAAAGCCATTTACAACGATATTTTCGGTAAATTCGACAGTTCAAGCTTTCTGGCAGATGTTCGCGAAACTTCAAAAGAATGCAAGGACTTGGTTACTTTGCAGGAGAAATTATTATCCGAGATACTATTACGGAAAGAAAAATTAGTAGTGTCTAGTGTTGATGCAGGTTCTGAGCTAATACGAGAAAGACTTCAGCACAAAAAAGTTCTCCTTGTCCTTGATGATGTCGATGACTTGCGCCAGTTAAATGCTTTAGCAGGAGAAGGCAATTGGTTTGGTAATGGAAGCAGGATAATTGTTACAACGAGAGACAAACATTTGATAACTTGTCATGCAATTGATCAAGTTCATGTGTGTGAAGTTAAAGCACTGGAAGACTGTGAAGCTCGTGAGCTGCTGAGCAATCATGCTTTTTCGACacaccaaaaattagaaatcagAAGGGATTTGGTGGATGGTGTTTTGAATCATGCTGGaggccttcctttagcacttgaggtgcTGGGTTCCTTCTTGTGTGGTAGAAGAGAAGATGTGTGGGAAAGTTCACTAAAGAAGCTTTCTAGGATTCCCAACAAAACCATTAatgatgtgctcaaaataagttatgatggattggaggaaaatgagaaagagatttttctcgACATTGCCTGCTTTTTTAAGAGGAGAGATACTGAGTACGTAAAGAAAGTTCTCAATAGTTGCGAACTTGAGGCGGTAATAGGATTAGAAATCCTCATTGAGAGGTCCTTGATAAACATTGAGCACGAGCAACTgcaaatgcatgacttgattcagtCGATGGGTAAGGATATTGTGAGACTAGAATGTCGCGATGATCCTGGGAGACGCAGCAGACTATGGCTATTAGATGATGTTGTCGATGTTACGTCGAGCGATATG GGAGATTGTGCTgtaaaagccatagtgttggAGCCACCTACGCCGACGGAGATATATATCGATCCCgatgcttttacaaaaatgagaaagttGAGATTGCTCATTTTGCGCAACGTGCATAATTCATTCCAAGGTCCTATTTATCTTCCTAATGAGCTAAGATGGTTTCGATGGGCCGGATGTGCTCGCccgattccagaattttcccCTGGTCGAAAGAAATTAGTGGGACTTGATATGAAGGAATGCAATATGACAGTAGTGCCAAAACAATTTAAG GACTTCCAGCAATTGAAGTACCTTAATTTCAGTGAGTGCCAGTCACTATTTCAAATGCCCGACCTCTCATGTactccaaatctcgaggaattggaTCTCCAGGATTGCAAGAACTTGGTGGAAGCCCACGATTCAATTGCGTATCACGACAAGCTACTTGTATTGAATCTAAGTGGGTGCTCTGAACTTTGTGTTTTTCCTAATGTGCTCAAGTCGAAAAATCTTGGAGTTCTCGATCTTGATGGATGCACAAAACTCGAGAAGTTCCCTGATATTCCACATAAGCTCGAAGGCTTGAAAGAACTTGGGTTACAAGGGACCGCTATTAAAGAGCTTCCAACATCAATAGAAAATCTCGTCTCTTTGGAGGGAATGCATTTGAGTAATTGCAAGAACTTGGTAAGTCTTCCCTCCagcatttacaagttacaaaacATTGAAACCTTGGCACTTGGCGGTTGCACAAATTTAATCGAGTTTCCAAAGCACGAGGATTCAGTTGATCCGCACATGAAGTTCGGACTTTCAAATTTAAGCTGGTTAGATCTTTCGGAATGTAATCTATCCGAAGTAGAGTTTCTCGAGAATCTTTCCTGTTTTTCCTCcttgacaaatttatttctatcGGAGAACGATATTACTTGCCTTCCTACGTCCATTAATAAGCGTCATCAGTTGAGACAATTGGAAGTTTCAAATTGCCGTCGATTACAAGGGATTCCCGAGCTTCCACCGTTTTTGAGCATTCTTCGGGCAGAAGGTTGCAAATCTCTgcaaaaaaatggagaattcactttaaatcataattttttccgTAGAACGTCGACCATGCCTCTTGGTCAg GAGGAGAGATGCCAGAGTGGGTCTTCCCTGTTGAAGATGATTTCGTGTCTTTCATGGCTTCAGCGAACTTGTATGATAAGTTCATTGGATTTGTTCTCTGCGTTGTTCTCGGTAATGATGAACAGCAAGGCGAACACTCATTTGAGGTTGTACTACATGCCAATGACAAAAGTTGGGCTTACAATGAAAAGACTTTTGATGCGTTGGATTCGGATCATATTTGGCTTCATTATCGCATGTCAGATTGGCTTCGGGGAAGAGTCGATTTTGGTCAAAATGGTGAGAGTAATGTACGATTTTTGCTTACCATGTCGAGTACAAACGTGA
- the LOC115757018 gene encoding tRNA-specific adenosine deaminase TAD2-like isoform X2 produces the protein METDSVASGERFSPEVLGFMRLAIDQAKLALDSLEVPVGCVIVEDENVIAAGRNRTNETRNATRHAEMEAIDVLLIQWQRTGFTAAEVAEKFSACSLYVTCEPCIMCAAALSIIGIKEVYYGCANDKFGGCGSILSLHSSSSEACISIGNSGSKGFKCCGGIMASEAISLLRDFYERGNPNEFHQGT, from the exons ATGGAAACTGATAGCGTAGCCTCAGGCGAACGATTCTCTCCTGAGGTTCTGGGTTTTATGCGGCTTGCTATAGATCAG GCAAAGCTTGCGTTGGACAGTCTTGAAGTTCCAGTTGG CTGTGTGATTGTTGAGGATGAGAACGTTATTGCGGCAGGAAGAAACCGGACTAACGAGACACGGAAT GCAACGAGACATGCAGAGATGGAAGCGATTGATGTTCTTCTTATACAGTGGCAGAGGACTGGATTTACGGCTGCAGAAGTTGCGGAGAAGTTTTCAGCATGCTCCCTTTATGTGACATGTGAACCCTGCATAATGTGTGCAGCGGCATTGTCAATCATTG GTATAAAGGAAGTATACTATGGCtgtgcaaatgataaatttggaggCTGTGGCTCAATACTGTCGTTACATTCAAGTAGCTCTGAGGCATGCATTAG TATTGGGAATTCTGGATCAAAGGGATTCAAATGTTGTGGAGGTATAATGGCATCAGAAGCCATTTCTCTTCTGCGAGATTTTTATGAACGAGGAAACCCTAATG AGTTTCATCAGGGGACCTGA
- the LOC115757018 gene encoding tRNA-specific adenosine deaminase TAD2-like isoform X1, with protein sequence METDSVASGERFSPEVLGFMRLAIDQAKLALDSLEVPVGCVIVEDENVIAAGRNRTNETRNATRHAEMEAIDVLLIQWQRTGFTAAEVAEKFSACSLYVTCEPCIMCAAALSIIGIKEVYYGCANDKFGGCGSILSLHSSSSEACISIGNSGSKGFKCCGGIMASEAISLLRDFYERGNPNAPKPHRSQVTQA encoded by the exons ATGGAAACTGATAGCGTAGCCTCAGGCGAACGATTCTCTCCTGAGGTTCTGGGTTTTATGCGGCTTGCTATAGATCAG GCAAAGCTTGCGTTGGACAGTCTTGAAGTTCCAGTTGG CTGTGTGATTGTTGAGGATGAGAACGTTATTGCGGCAGGAAGAAACCGGACTAACGAGACACGGAAT GCAACGAGACATGCAGAGATGGAAGCGATTGATGTTCTTCTTATACAGTGGCAGAGGACTGGATTTACGGCTGCAGAAGTTGCGGAGAAGTTTTCAGCATGCTCCCTTTATGTGACATGTGAACCCTGCATAATGTGTGCAGCGGCATTGTCAATCATTG GTATAAAGGAAGTATACTATGGCtgtgcaaatgataaatttggaggCTGTGGCTCAATACTGTCGTTACATTCAAGTAGCTCTGAGGCATGCATTAG TATTGGGAATTCTGGATCAAAGGGATTCAAATGTTGTGGAGGTATAATGGCATCAGAAGCCATTTCTCTTCTGCGAGATTTTTATGAACGAGGAAACCCTAATG CTCCAAAGCCTCACAGGTCACAGGTTACTCAGGCTTAA
- the LOC115757012 gene encoding TMV resistance protein N-like isoform X1 — MASSSKPVKVYHVFLSFRGTDVRDNFLRHLYAALDLKGIYTYVDSEELRKGEEIGPALTKAIEKSHMAVIIFSEDYASSSWCLEEAAKIMECREERGLMVFTVFYKVEPREVRTPRDKYRKAMDKHESKYGENSEEVKRWKKALSKASNLSGWELKDGDDSDHIQRIVKDVATSLGRTPLHVAKHPVGIDSRVVKLKSMLNLESQDGVLMMGLWGKGGIGKTTLAKAIYNDIFGKFDSSSFLADVRETSKECKDLVTLQEKLLSEILLRKEKLVVSSVDAGSELIRERLQHKKVLLVLDDVDDLRQLNALAGEGNWFGNGSRIIVTTRDKHLITCHAIDQVHVCEVKALEDCEARELLSNHAFSTHQKLEIRRDLVDGVLNHAGGLPLALEVLGSFLCGRREDVWESSLKKLSRIPNKTINDVLKISYDGLEENEKEIFLDIACFFKRRDTEYVKKVLNSCELEAVIGLEILIERSLINIEHEQLQMHDLIQSMGKDIVRLECRDDPGRRSRLWLLDDVVDVTSSDMGDCAVKAIVLEPPTPTEIYIDPDAFTKMRKLRLLILRNVHNSFQGPIYLPNELRWFRWAGCARPIPEFSPGRKKLVGLDMKECNMTVVPKQFKDFQQLKYLNFSECQSLFQMPDLSCTPNLEELDLQDCKNLVEAHDSIAYHDKLLVLNLSGCSELCVFPNVLKSKNLGVLDLDGCTKLEKFPDIPHKLEGLKELGLQGTAIKELPTSIENLVSLEGMHLSNCKNLVSLPSSIYKLQNIETLALGGCTNLIEFPKHEDSVDPHMKFGLSNLSWLDLSECNLSEVEFLENLSCFSSLTNLFLSENDITCLPTSINKRHQLRQLEVSNCRRLQGIPELPPFLSILRAEGCKSLQKNGEFTLNHNFFRRTSTMPLGQNRPSSVILFPGGEMPEWVFPVEDDFVSFMASANLYDKFIGFVLCVVLGNDEQQGEHSFEVVLHANDKSWAYNEKTFDALDSDHIWLHYRMSDWLRGRVDFGQNGESNVRFLLTMSSTNVRKWGFRIICKPLEDDLKAVLQDNQLMDPALLYEIGHESTDSEAESSHMHEDSSIETDLQKDLQDCQLSTDKHSQIVSKRNHKLILPQGMQTSAMSTANSTGRGEHGSVGLQLLLE, encoded by the exons ATGGCTTCTTCGTCCAAACCCGTGAAGGTTTATCacgtgttcctgagcttcagaggcaCGGATGTCCGCGACAATTTCCTCCGCCATCTCTACGCAGCTCTTGACCTGAAAGGAATCTACACTTATGTCGACAGCGAGGAGCTCAGGAAAGGGGAGGAAATAGGGCCGGCGCTTACGAAGGCGATCGAGAAATCGCACATGGCGGTCATCATTTTCTCCGAGGATTACGCTTCCTCATCGTGGTGTTTGGAAGAGGCGGCGAAGATCATGGAGTGCCGGGAGGAGAGAGGCCTCATGGTCTTCACggtgttttacaaagtggaacccAGAGAAGTGAGGACGCCAAGAGACAAGTACAGAAAAGCCATGGACAAACACGAGTCCAAGTACGGGGAGAACTCGGaggaagtgaagagatggaagaaagctctttcAAAAGCCAGTAACCTGTCCGGGTGGGAATTGAAGGACGG agatgACTCAGATCATATACAGAGAATTGTGAAGGATGTTGCCACTAGCCTTGGCCGAACACCTTTGCATGTTGCTAAGCATCCGGTCGGTATAGATTCCCGTGTGGTTAAGCTGAAATCGATGTTAAACCTTGAGTCTCAGGATGGTGTTCTCATGATGGGATTGTGGGGAAAGGGAGGCATTGGAAAAACGACTTTAGCTAAAGCCATTTACAACGATATTTTCGGTAAATTCGACAGTTCAAGCTTTCTGGCAGATGTTCGCGAAACTTCAAAAGAATGCAAGGACTTGGTTACTTTGCAGGAGAAATTATTATCCGAGATACTATTACGGAAAGAAAAATTAGTAGTGTCTAGTGTTGATGCAGGTTCTGAGCTAATACGAGAAAGACTTCAGCACAAAAAAGTTCTCCTTGTCCTTGATGATGTCGATGACTTGCGCCAGTTAAATGCTTTAGCAGGAGAAGGCAATTGGTTTGGTAATGGAAGCAGGATAATTGTTACAACGAGAGACAAACATTTGATAACTTGTCATGCAATTGATCAAGTTCATGTGTGTGAAGTTAAAGCACTGGAAGACTGTGAAGCTCGTGAGCTGCTGAGCAATCATGCTTTTTCGACacaccaaaaattagaaatcagAAGGGATTTGGTGGATGGTGTTTTGAATCATGCTGGaggccttcctttagcacttgaggtgcTGGGTTCCTTCTTGTGTGGTAGAAGAGAAGATGTGTGGGAAAGTTCACTAAAGAAGCTTTCTAGGATTCCCAACAAAACCATTAatgatgtgctcaaaataagttatgatggattggaggaaaatgagaaagagatttttctcgACATTGCCTGCTTTTTTAAGAGGAGAGATACTGAGTACGTAAAGAAAGTTCTCAATAGTTGCGAACTTGAGGCGGTAATAGGATTAGAAATCCTCATTGAGAGGTCCTTGATAAACATTGAGCACGAGCAACTgcaaatgcatgacttgattcagtCGATGGGTAAGGATATTGTGAGACTAGAATGTCGCGATGATCCTGGGAGACGCAGCAGACTATGGCTATTAGATGATGTTGTCGATGTTACGTCGAGCGATATG GGAGATTGTGCTgtaaaagccatagtgttggAGCCACCTACGCCGACGGAGATATATATCGATCCCgatgcttttacaaaaatgagaaagttGAGATTGCTCATTTTGCGCAACGTGCATAATTCATTCCAAGGTCCTATTTATCTTCCTAATGAGCTAAGATGGTTTCGATGGGCCGGATGTGCTCGCccgattccagaattttcccCTGGTCGAAAGAAATTAGTGGGACTTGATATGAAGGAATGCAATATGACAGTAGTGCCAAAACAATTTAAG GACTTCCAGCAATTGAAGTACCTTAATTTCAGTGAGTGCCAGTCACTATTTCAAATGCCCGACCTCTCATGTactccaaatctcgaggaattggaTCTCCAGGATTGCAAGAACTTGGTGGAAGCCCACGATTCAATTGCGTATCACGACAAGCTACTTGTATTGAATCTAAGTGGGTGCTCTGAACTTTGTGTTTTTCCTAATGTGCTCAAGTCGAAAAATCTTGGAGTTCTCGATCTTGATGGATGCACAAAACTCGAGAAGTTCCCTGATATTCCACATAAGCTCGAAGGCTTGAAAGAACTTGGGTTACAAGGGACCGCTATTAAAGAGCTTCCAACATCAATAGAAAATCTCGTCTCTTTGGAGGGAATGCATTTGAGTAATTGCAAGAACTTGGTAAGTCTTCCCTCCagcatttacaagttacaaaacATTGAAACCTTGGCACTTGGCGGTTGCACAAATTTAATCGAGTTTCCAAAGCACGAGGATTCAGTTGATCCGCACATGAAGTTCGGACTTTCAAATTTAAGCTGGTTAGATCTTTCGGAATGTAATCTATCCGAAGTAGAGTTTCTCGAGAATCTTTCCTGTTTTTCCTCcttgacaaatttatttctatcGGAGAACGATATTACTTGCCTTCCTACGTCCATTAATAAGCGTCATCAGTTGAGACAATTGGAAGTTTCAAATTGCCGTCGATTACAAGGGATTCCCGAGCTTCCACCGTTTTTGAGCATTCTTCGGGCAGAAGGTTGCAAATCTCTgcaaaaaaatggagaattcactttaaatcataattttttccgTAGAACGTCGACCATGCCTCTTGGTCAg AATCGTCCTTCTTCCGTTATTCTTTTCCCGGGAGGAGAGATGCCAGAGTGGGTCTTCCCTGTTGAAGATGATTTCGTGTCTTTCATGGCTTCAGCGAACTTGTATGATAAGTTCATTGGATTTGTTCTCTGCGTTGTTCTCGGTAATGATGAACAGCAAGGCGAACACTCATTTGAGGTTGTACTACATGCCAATGACAAAAGTTGGGCTTACAATGAAAAGACTTTTGATGCGTTGGATTCGGATCATATTTGGCTTCATTATCGCATGTCAGATTGGCTTCGGGGAAGAGTCGATTTTGGTCAAAATGGTGAGAGTAATGTACGATTTTTGCTTACCATGTCGAGTACAAACGTGAGAAAGTGGGGATTCCGAATAATATGCAAGCCACTAGAAGACGATTTGAAGGCCGTGCTTCAAGACAATCAGCTAATGGATCCAGCTTTACTCTATGAGATTGGGCATGAATCAACAGACTCAGAAGCTGAGAGTTCACATATGCATGAAGATAGTTCGATCGAAACAGATCTACAGAAAGACTTGCAAGACTGTCAACTGAGTACTGACAAACATAGTCAAATTGTATCAAAGAGAAATCATAAGCTTATTCTCCCCCAAGGCATGCAAACCAGCGCAATGTCGACTGCCAATTCGACTGGCCGAGGTGAGCATGGTAGTGTTGGCTTGCAGCTGTTGTTAGAATGA